In Beutenbergia cavernae DSM 12333, the DNA window CATGTCGTCGGGGCACCTCAGCCGACAGTTCAAGGAGGCGTTCGGCGAGTCGCCGTACAGCTATCTGATGACGCGGCGCGTCGAGCGGGCGATGGCGTTGCTGCGCCGCGGCGACCTCAGCGTCACCGACGTGTGCTTCGAGGTGGGCTCGTCCTCGCTCGGGACGTTCAGCACCCGGTTCACGGAGCTCGTCGGCATGTCGCCGAGCGAGTACGCGCGGCGGGCGCGGACGTCCACGGGCGAGCTCCCCTCGTGCGTCACCAAGCAGGTCACCAGACCGATCAGGAATCGAGAAGCGCCGGCCGTG includes these proteins:
- a CDS encoding helix-turn-helix transcriptional regulator, which translates into the protein MTSTPAQSQRLRDLRLLRTVRDRIDREYAQPLNVEALARGVNMSSGHLSRQFKEAFGESPYSYLMTRRVERAMALLRRGDLSVTDVCFEVGSSSLGTFSTRFTELVGMSPSEYARRARTSTGELPSCVTKQVTRPIRNREAPAVDVHLA